One window of Colius striatus isolate bColStr4 chromosome 16, bColStr4.1.hap1, whole genome shotgun sequence genomic DNA carries:
- the RBM39 gene encoding RNA-binding protein 39 isoform X2 encodes MADDIDIEAMLEAPYKKDENKLSSANGHEERSKKRKKSKSRSRSHDRKRSRSKERKRSRDRERKKSRSRERKRSRSKERRRSRSRSRDRRFRGRYRSPYSGPKFNSAIRGKIGLPHSIKLRRRSRSKSPFRKDKSPVREPIDNLTPEERDARTVFCMQLAARIRPRDLEEFFSTVGKVRDVRMISDRNSRRSKGIAYVEFVDVSSVPLAIGLTGQRVLGVPIIVQASQAEKNRAAAMANNLQKGSAGPMRLYVGSLHFNITEDMLRGIFEPFGRIESIQLMMDSETGRSKGYGFITFSDSECAKKALEQLNGFELAGRPMKVGHVTERTDASSASSFLDSDELERTGIDLGTTGRLQLMARLAEGTGLQIPPAAQQALQMSGSLAFGAVADLQTRLSQQNEVLAAAASVQPLTTQCFQLSNMFNPQTEEEAGWDTEIKDDVIEECNKHGGVIHIYVDKNSAQGNVYVKCPSIAAAIAAVNALHGRWFAGKMITAAYVPLPTYHSLFPDSMTATQLLVPVRR; translated from the exons ATGGCAGATGATATTGATATTGAAGCAATGCTTGAGGCTCCGTACAAGAAG GATGAGAACAAATTGAGCAGTGCCAATGGCCACGAAGAACGAAGCAAGAA gagaaaaaagagcaagagcCGAAGTCGAAGCCATGAcaggaagaggagcagaagtAAGGAGCGCAAACGGAGCCGAGATCgggaaaggaagaagagcagAAGCCGGGAAAGGAAACGGAGCAGAAGCAAAGAGCGCAGACGTAGCCGCTCCAGAAGCAGAGACCGCAGATTCAGAGGCCGCTACAGGAGTCCCTA TTCTGGTCCAAAGTTCAACAGTGCCATCAGAGGGAAGATTGGTCTGCCTCACAGCATCAAATTAAG ACGTCGCTCCAGAAGCAAAAGTCCCTTCAGAAAAGACAAGAGCCCTGTTAG aGAACCTATTGATAATCTTACCCCAGAAGAGAGGGATGCTCGAACAGTATTCTGCATGCAGCTGGCTGCAAGAATTCGACCAAGAGACCTGGAAGAATTTTTCTCTACAGTAGGGAAG GTTCGTGATGTGCGAATGATCTCGGACAGGAATTCCAGGCGTTCCAAGGGAATTGCTTATGTGGAGTTTGTTGATGTTAGTTCAGTGCCTCTGGCAATAGGACTAACTGGGCAGAGAGTCTTGGGCGTACCCATCATAGTCCAAGCATCACAG gcagagaaaaacagagcagcagcaatggCAAATAATCTGCAGAAGGGCAGTGCTGGTCCTATGAGGCTCTATGTGGGATCATTACACTTCAACATAACTGAAGATATGCTTCGGGGAATTTTTGAGCCGTTTGGCAGA ATTGAAAGCATTCAGCTGATGATGGACAGTGAAACTGGGCGCTCAAAGGGCTACGGATTTATTACG TTTTCTGACTCTGAATGTGCCAAAAAGGCCTTGGAACAACTCAATGGATTTGAGCTGGCTGGTAGGCCAATGAAGGTTGGACATGTAACGGAGCGCACTGACGCTTCCAGTGCTAGTTCATTTTTGGACAGTGATGAGTTGGAACGAACTGGAATTGACTTGGGAACAACTGGTCGCCTTCAGTTGATGGCACGACTTGCAGAAG GTACTGGCTTGCAGATCCCCCCAGCTGCACAGCAGGCTCTTCAGATGAGTGGCTCTTTGGCATTTGGAGCTGTGGCAG aTTTGCAGACGAGACTGTCTCAGCAGAATGAAG TTCTGGCTGCGGCAGCTTCTGTACAACCACTTACAACACAGTGCTTCCAGCTTTCCAACATGTTTAATCCTCAGAC TGAAGAAGAAGCTGGCTGggatacagaaataaaagatgatGTGATTGAGGAATGTAACAAACATGGAGGAGTTATCCACATCTATGTAGACAAAAACTCAGCTCAG GGCAACGTCTACGTCAAATGTCCTTCCATCGCCGCCGCCATCGCGGCCGTCAACGCGCTGCACGGGAGGTGGTTTGCAG GTAAGATGATCACAGCAGCTTACGTACCTCTGCCAACGTACCACAGCCTTTTCCCAGACTCGATGACTGCGACCCAGCTGCTGGTTCCCGTTCGACGATGA
- the RBM39 gene encoding RNA-binding protein 39 isoform X3, protein MADDIDIEAMLEAPYKKDENKLSSANGHEERSKKRKKSKSRSRSHDRKRSRSKERKRSRDRERKKSRSRERKRSRSKERRRSRSRSRDRRFRGRYRSPYSGPKFNSAIRGKIGLPHSIKLSRRRSRSKSPFRKDKSPVREPIDNLTPEERDARTVFCMQLAARIRPRDLEEFFSTVGKVRDVRMISDRNSRRSKGIAYVEFVDVSSVPLAIGLTGQRVLGVPIIVQASQAEKNRAAAMANNLQKGSAGPMRLYVGSLHFNITEDMLRGIFEPFGRIESIQLMMDSETGRSKGYGFITFSDSECAKKALEQLNGFELAGRPMKVGHVTERTDASSASSFLDSDELERTGIDLGTTGRLQLMARLAEGTGLQIPPAAQQALQMSGSLAFGAVAVLAAAASVQPLTTQCFQLSNMFNPQTEEEAGWDTEIKDDVIEECNKHGGVIHIYVDKNSAQGNVYVKCPSIAAAIAAVNALHGRWFAGKMITAAYVPLPTYHSLFPDSMTATQLLVPVRR, encoded by the exons ATGGCAGATGATATTGATATTGAAGCAATGCTTGAGGCTCCGTACAAGAAG GATGAGAACAAATTGAGCAGTGCCAATGGCCACGAAGAACGAAGCAAGAA gagaaaaaagagcaagagcCGAAGTCGAAGCCATGAcaggaagaggagcagaagtAAGGAGCGCAAACGGAGCCGAGATCgggaaaggaagaagagcagAAGCCGGGAAAGGAAACGGAGCAGAAGCAAAGAGCGCAGACGTAGCCGCTCCAGAAGCAGAGACCGCAGATTCAGAGGCCGCTACAGGAGTCCCTA TTCTGGTCCAAAGTTCAACAGTGCCATCAGAGGGAAGATTGGTCTGCCTCACAGCATCAAATTAAG CAGACGTCGCTCCAGAAGCAAAAGTCCCTTCAGAAAAGACAAGAGCCCTGTTAG aGAACCTATTGATAATCTTACCCCAGAAGAGAGGGATGCTCGAACAGTATTCTGCATGCAGCTGGCTGCAAGAATTCGACCAAGAGACCTGGAAGAATTTTTCTCTACAGTAGGGAAG GTTCGTGATGTGCGAATGATCTCGGACAGGAATTCCAGGCGTTCCAAGGGAATTGCTTATGTGGAGTTTGTTGATGTTAGTTCAGTGCCTCTGGCAATAGGACTAACTGGGCAGAGAGTCTTGGGCGTACCCATCATAGTCCAAGCATCACAG gcagagaaaaacagagcagcagcaatggCAAATAATCTGCAGAAGGGCAGTGCTGGTCCTATGAGGCTCTATGTGGGATCATTACACTTCAACATAACTGAAGATATGCTTCGGGGAATTTTTGAGCCGTTTGGCAGA ATTGAAAGCATTCAGCTGATGATGGACAGTGAAACTGGGCGCTCAAAGGGCTACGGATTTATTACG TTTTCTGACTCTGAATGTGCCAAAAAGGCCTTGGAACAACTCAATGGATTTGAGCTGGCTGGTAGGCCAATGAAGGTTGGACATGTAACGGAGCGCACTGACGCTTCCAGTGCTAGTTCATTTTTGGACAGTGATGAGTTGGAACGAACTGGAATTGACTTGGGAACAACTGGTCGCCTTCAGTTGATGGCACGACTTGCAGAAG GTACTGGCTTGCAGATCCCCCCAGCTGCACAGCAGGCTCTTCAGATGAGTGGCTCTTTGGCATTTGGAGCTGTGGCAG TTCTGGCTGCGGCAGCTTCTGTACAACCACTTACAACACAGTGCTTCCAGCTTTCCAACATGTTTAATCCTCAGAC TGAAGAAGAAGCTGGCTGggatacagaaataaaagatgatGTGATTGAGGAATGTAACAAACATGGAGGAGTTATCCACATCTATGTAGACAAAAACTCAGCTCAG GGCAACGTCTACGTCAAATGTCCTTCCATCGCCGCCGCCATCGCGGCCGTCAACGCGCTGCACGGGAGGTGGTTTGCAG GTAAGATGATCACAGCAGCTTACGTACCTCTGCCAACGTACCACAGCCTTTTCCCAGACTCGATGACTGCGACCCAGCTGCTGGTTCCCGTTCGACGATGA
- the RBM39 gene encoding RNA-binding protein 39 isoform X1, with protein MADDIDIEAMLEAPYKKDENKLSSANGHEERSKKRKKSKSRSRSHDRKRSRSKERKRSRDRERKKSRSRERKRSRSKERRRSRSRSRDRRFRGRYRSPYSGPKFNSAIRGKIGLPHSIKLSRRRSRSKSPFRKDKSPVREPIDNLTPEERDARTVFCMQLAARIRPRDLEEFFSTVGKVRDVRMISDRNSRRSKGIAYVEFVDVSSVPLAIGLTGQRVLGVPIIVQASQAEKNRAAAMANNLQKGSAGPMRLYVGSLHFNITEDMLRGIFEPFGRIESIQLMMDSETGRSKGYGFITFSDSECAKKALEQLNGFELAGRPMKVGHVTERTDASSASSFLDSDELERTGIDLGTTGRLQLMARLAEGTGLQIPPAAQQALQMSGSLAFGAVADLQTRLSQQNEVLAAAASVQPLTTQCFQLSNMFNPQTEEEAGWDTEIKDDVIEECNKHGGVIHIYVDKNSAQGNVYVKCPSIAAAIAAVNALHGRWFAGKMITAAYVPLPTYHSLFPDSMTATQLLVPVRR; from the exons ATGGCAGATGATATTGATATTGAAGCAATGCTTGAGGCTCCGTACAAGAAG GATGAGAACAAATTGAGCAGTGCCAATGGCCACGAAGAACGAAGCAAGAA gagaaaaaagagcaagagcCGAAGTCGAAGCCATGAcaggaagaggagcagaagtAAGGAGCGCAAACGGAGCCGAGATCgggaaaggaagaagagcagAAGCCGGGAAAGGAAACGGAGCAGAAGCAAAGAGCGCAGACGTAGCCGCTCCAGAAGCAGAGACCGCAGATTCAGAGGCCGCTACAGGAGTCCCTA TTCTGGTCCAAAGTTCAACAGTGCCATCAGAGGGAAGATTGGTCTGCCTCACAGCATCAAATTAAG CAGACGTCGCTCCAGAAGCAAAAGTCCCTTCAGAAAAGACAAGAGCCCTGTTAG aGAACCTATTGATAATCTTACCCCAGAAGAGAGGGATGCTCGAACAGTATTCTGCATGCAGCTGGCTGCAAGAATTCGACCAAGAGACCTGGAAGAATTTTTCTCTACAGTAGGGAAG GTTCGTGATGTGCGAATGATCTCGGACAGGAATTCCAGGCGTTCCAAGGGAATTGCTTATGTGGAGTTTGTTGATGTTAGTTCAGTGCCTCTGGCAATAGGACTAACTGGGCAGAGAGTCTTGGGCGTACCCATCATAGTCCAAGCATCACAG gcagagaaaaacagagcagcagcaatggCAAATAATCTGCAGAAGGGCAGTGCTGGTCCTATGAGGCTCTATGTGGGATCATTACACTTCAACATAACTGAAGATATGCTTCGGGGAATTTTTGAGCCGTTTGGCAGA ATTGAAAGCATTCAGCTGATGATGGACAGTGAAACTGGGCGCTCAAAGGGCTACGGATTTATTACG TTTTCTGACTCTGAATGTGCCAAAAAGGCCTTGGAACAACTCAATGGATTTGAGCTGGCTGGTAGGCCAATGAAGGTTGGACATGTAACGGAGCGCACTGACGCTTCCAGTGCTAGTTCATTTTTGGACAGTGATGAGTTGGAACGAACTGGAATTGACTTGGGAACAACTGGTCGCCTTCAGTTGATGGCACGACTTGCAGAAG GTACTGGCTTGCAGATCCCCCCAGCTGCACAGCAGGCTCTTCAGATGAGTGGCTCTTTGGCATTTGGAGCTGTGGCAG aTTTGCAGACGAGACTGTCTCAGCAGAATGAAG TTCTGGCTGCGGCAGCTTCTGTACAACCACTTACAACACAGTGCTTCCAGCTTTCCAACATGTTTAATCCTCAGAC TGAAGAAGAAGCTGGCTGggatacagaaataaaagatgatGTGATTGAGGAATGTAACAAACATGGAGGAGTTATCCACATCTATGTAGACAAAAACTCAGCTCAG GGCAACGTCTACGTCAAATGTCCTTCCATCGCCGCCGCCATCGCGGCCGTCAACGCGCTGCACGGGAGGTGGTTTGCAG GTAAGATGATCACAGCAGCTTACGTACCTCTGCCAACGTACCACAGCCTTTTCCCAGACTCGATGACTGCGACCCAGCTGCTGGTTCCCGTTCGACGATGA